A single window of Thalassomonas viridans DNA harbors:
- the aroG gene encoding 3-deoxy-7-phosphoheptulonate synthase AroG, with protein MFYQTDDIRINKIKELLPPVALLERFPATERASESVYAGREAIHKIFQNQDDRLLVVIGPCSIHDPKAALEYGQRLVKLREKYQDTLEVVMRVYFEKPRTTVGWKGLINDPYMDNSFKLNDGLRLGRKLLVDLNNIGLPTAGEFLDMITPQYMGDLMCWGAIGARTTESQVHRELASGLSCPVGFKNGTDGTIKIAIDAIGAARAPHHFLSVTKYGHSAIVETTGNPDCHIILRGGKQPNYDKESVKSVTDQLSAAGLVNNIMIDFSHANSLKKFENQMLVCQDVCSQIAEGNQSIFGVMVESNLVEGRQDLVEGQELTYGQSVTDACIGWDDSEKLLSQLSEAVAKRRANK; from the coding sequence ATGTTCTACCAAACCGACGATATTCGCATCAACAAAATCAAAGAGTTATTACCTCCCGTTGCCTTGCTCGAACGATTTCCGGCCACAGAGCGGGCTTCAGAGTCGGTTTATGCCGGACGCGAAGCGATCCACAAGATATTTCAAAACCAGGATGACAGGTTGTTGGTGGTGATCGGTCCCTGTTCCATTCATGATCCTAAAGCTGCGCTGGAGTACGGCCAGCGCCTGGTAAAACTAAGGGAAAAGTATCAGGACACCCTGGAAGTGGTGATGCGGGTATATTTTGAAAAACCCAGAACCACAGTGGGCTGGAAAGGGCTGATCAATGACCCTTATATGGACAACAGCTTTAAATTGAACGATGGCTTGCGCCTGGGGCGCAAGCTGCTGGTGGATCTCAATAATATCGGTTTGCCTACGGCGGGGGAATTTCTGGATATGATCACCCCGCAGTATATGGGGGATCTGATGTGCTGGGGGGCAATCGGCGCCCGTACCACAGAGTCCCAGGTACACAGGGAGTTAGCGTCGGGTTTGTCCTGCCCGGTAGGATTTAAAAACGGCACCGACGGCACCATTAAAATTGCCATCGATGCCATAGGCGCCGCCAGGGCTCCGCATCACTTTCTGTCGGTAACCAAATACGGCCACTCGGCCATTGTCGAAACTACGGGTAATCCGGATTGCCATATTATTTTACGCGGCGGCAAACAGCCCAATTATGACAAGGAAAGTGTCAAGTCGGTAACCGATCAATTAAGTGCCGCCGGTCTGGTAAACAATATTATGATAGATTTCAGCCATGCCAACAGCCTGAAGAAATTTGAAAACCAGATGCTGGTTTGCCAGGATGTCTGCTCGCAGATTGCCGAAGGCAACCAGTCTATTTTCGGCGTGATGGTGGAAAGCAACCTGGTTGAAGGTCGCCAGGACCTGGTGGAAGGCCAGGAGCTGACTTACGGACAAAGCGTTACCGATGCCTGTATCGGCTGGGATGACAGCGAAAAATTATTGTCACAGTTGAGTGAGGCGGTAGCAAAACGCCGGGCAAACAAATAA
- a CDS encoding XapX domain-containing protein: MTEILIALAAGTFIGLVFSLLKLPIPAPQAISGIAGILGIYLGSITYSWIIERFFS, encoded by the coding sequence ATGACCGAAATACTCATCGCCCTGGCAGCAGGCACTTTTATCGGCCTGGTGTTTTCACTGCTGAAATTACCCATACCCGCGCCCCAGGCGATTTCCGGCATTGCCGGAATTTTAGGCATTTACCTTGGAAGTATCACTTACAGCTGGATCATCGAAAGGTTTTTCAGTTAA
- the deoD gene encoding purine-nucleoside phosphorylase — MSTPHIEAKPGDFAETVLMPGDPLRAKFIAENFLDDAKCVTRVRNMFGYTGTYKGKPISVMGSGMGIPSISIYATELYKEYGVENIIRIGSCGAVRDDIKVRDIVIGMAASTDSNVNRSRLNQCDFAACADFGLLQKVVNTAEKLNKPVHVGNVFTADLFYTPNPEMFALMEKYGILAVEMEAAGLFGVAAEYGKKALTVLTVSDHIKTGEVTTADERENTFKDMMELTLESIL; from the coding sequence ATGTCAACACCACATATTGAAGCGAAACCCGGTGACTTTGCAGAAACAGTCTTAATGCCAGGCGATCCGTTAAGAGCGAAATTTATCGCAGAAAACTTTCTCGATGACGCCAAATGCGTAACCCGGGTACGTAATATGTTCGGTTATACCGGTACCTACAAAGGCAAACCTATCTCTGTGATGGGCTCAGGTATGGGTATTCCTTCAATCTCTATCTATGCCACCGAACTATATAAAGAATACGGCGTAGAAAACATTATCCGTATCGGCTCCTGCGGCGCGGTACGCGATGATATCAAGGTACGGGATATCGTTATCGGTATGGCCGCCAGCACAGACTCCAATGTCAACCGCAGCCGTTTAAACCAGTGTGACTTTGCCGCCTGTGCCGATTTCGGCCTGCTGCAAAAAGTGGTTAATACCGCAGAAAAATTAAACAAACCGGTGCATGTCGGTAATGTATTCACCGCCGACTTGTTCTACACGCCGAATCCGGAAATGTTTGCCCTGATGGAAAAATACGGCATCCTGGCGGTAGAAATGGAAGCCGCCGGCCTGTTCGGCGTTGCCGCCGAATACGGCAAAAAAGCCTTAACCGTACTGACGGTAAGCGATCATATCAAAACCGGTGAAGTAACCACCGCCGACGAAAGGGAAAATACCTTTAAAGATATGATGGAGCTGACGCTGGAAAGCATTTTATAA
- a CDS encoding TonB-dependent receptor, whose amino-acid sequence MSRLIAVMLMFAALTVQSPALASDTSSAIRGLVVDASGVNQANVTVQIIHGPTGTTKTVTTTEGGVFQARGLTIGGPYTVKVTGGSSKTFEEVDDLILQLGQTSKVVLNEQQVQAQEFERIQVTGQMAMAGTYKKGPSEEFSEQEIANTAAISRDLKSVLKSDSRMVVDTTADGGPALSIAGGSVRGNSLTVDGVKQNDDFGLNKNGYPGRRTPISLDAIEQLAVNVAPFEVTYGDFQGGNVNIVTKSGSNEFHGSAFFFRSDEGMAGEDNKGEDLSIGDFEEDTYGFTLGGPVVEDTLFFFVSYEKFDATKPYQFTLDNENGVIEANEKIGVTQADFDRISQIAQDVWNYDIGGYDTTSDEEDEKLLVKFDWYVSDDHRASFTYQDNEGNTVRDYWAETFPNATWATAESNRYNMNETLKAYSLQVFSDWSEDFSSEFKFARKEVETQQVPLLGANFAQFLIHTGNGASLYIGPDQFRHANALTNDRDMFKFKGDYYLTDEHLITFGVEHEILEIENTFVFGSLGMTEFASIDDFENNNGFHVFQNAVTGDPSDAVDKFEYSTTTYYLQDEWSITDDITLTYGFRYTEYDNDDKPVLNQNFVDRHGYSNQNNYDGLDLFEPRFGVNWTYDDDTVIRGGIGLFGGGAPNVWLSNSYGNDGVRKTFAGCFGGCFDGRTLPAEVLEGLASGGGNGDTNSIAPDFDIPSTWKMNIGVERRQDLGFLGEDWLLTADVIFSKVKDAAIYTELNMQPALDDDGNIRLAPDGRPIYDSPAPFDLSLTNTDEGEGQVWTFAAEKNFYTDHGNYNFGIGYTYQDITEINPGNAFVAFEGYSMPANYDFQAENEYNSEYEVQHRMTINFSWSDEIFGSNLTTVALSFTAREGRHYSHTMRSSGTFGGFAGFATWDGYNSQLLYVPDGMDDPLVTYADGFDTDAFFAFLDSKDCLSPGKISRRHACSSRWIQRLDMHVMQEIQISGEHKLELTLDIENLGNLLNDDWGRAESYVQPFNAPVVDVSINDAGQYVYDNFTWPAPTLAKIPSVWKAQLGIRYRF is encoded by the coding sequence ATGAGCAGATTAATTGCGGTTATGTTGATGTTTGCAGCATTAACAGTTCAGAGTCCGGCCTTGGCTTCTGACACATCATCGGCAATTCGGGGGCTTGTAGTAGATGCGAGCGGTGTCAATCAGGCGAATGTCACTGTGCAGATCATTCATGGCCCCACAGGCACGACAAAAACAGTAACAACCACGGAAGGGGGAGTCTTTCAGGCCAGGGGGTTAACCATAGGCGGACCTTATACGGTAAAAGTGACCGGCGGCAGTTCAAAAACGTTTGAAGAAGTCGACGATCTGATACTACAGCTGGGCCAGACCTCTAAAGTGGTACTAAACGAACAACAAGTCCAGGCGCAGGAGTTTGAACGTATCCAGGTCACGGGACAGATGGCGATGGCGGGCACCTATAAAAAAGGGCCCAGTGAAGAGTTTTCCGAGCAGGAAATTGCCAACACCGCGGCCATTAGCCGGGATCTGAAATCTGTGCTTAAAAGCGATTCGCGTATGGTGGTGGATACCACGGCCGATGGCGGCCCGGCGCTTTCCATTGCCGGCGGCAGTGTCCGCGGCAACAGTTTGACCGTGGATGGCGTGAAACAAAATGATGATTTTGGCCTGAATAAAAACGGTTACCCGGGACGCAGAACCCCTATCTCTCTTGACGCCATCGAGCAACTGGCGGTGAATGTTGCGCCGTTCGAGGTTACCTACGGGGACTTCCAGGGGGGCAATGTCAATATCGTCACTAAGTCCGGCAGCAACGAATTTCACGGTTCGGCTTTTTTCTTCCGCTCCGACGAGGGCATGGCAGGGGAAGACAATAAAGGGGAAGACCTGAGTATCGGTGATTTTGAAGAAGATACCTATGGTTTCACCCTGGGGGGGCCGGTTGTTGAAGATACCCTATTTTTCTTTGTTTCCTATGAAAAGTTTGATGCCACTAAACCCTATCAGTTTACCCTGGACAATGAAAACGGTGTGATTGAAGCCAATGAAAAAATTGGTGTTACCCAGGCGGATTTCGACCGTATTTCGCAAATTGCCCAGGATGTCTGGAATTATGATATCGGCGGATATGACACCACTTCCGATGAAGAAGATGAGAAGCTGCTGGTGAAATTTGACTGGTATGTTTCAGACGACCATAGGGCGTCTTTCACCTATCAGGACAATGAAGGCAATACCGTAAGGGATTACTGGGCGGAAACTTTTCCCAATGCCACCTGGGCGACTGCCGAGTCTAACCGCTATAACATGAATGAAACCTTAAAGGCATACAGCCTGCAGGTGTTTTCCGACTGGAGTGAAGACTTCTCCAGCGAATTTAAGTTTGCCCGTAAAGAAGTGGAAACCCAGCAGGTGCCGTTGCTCGGTGCAAACTTTGCCCAGTTCCTTATCCATACCGGCAATGGCGCTTCGCTTTATATCGGGCCGGATCAGTTCCGTCATGCCAATGCCTTAACCAACGACAGGGATATGTTTAAATTTAAAGGGGATTATTACCTGACCGATGAACATTTGATCACCTTTGGGGTTGAGCATGAGATCCTGGAAATAGAAAATACCTTTGTCTTCGGCTCCTTGGGCATGACGGAGTTTGCCAGCATCGATGATTTTGAAAATAACAACGGTTTTCATGTTTTTCAAAACGCGGTGACCGGCGATCCCAGCGATGCGGTAGATAAGTTTGAATACAGCACAACCACTTATTATCTGCAGGACGAATGGTCGATCACAGACGACATTACCCTGACTTATGGTTTCCGTTACACCGAATACGACAATGACGATAAGCCGGTGCTGAACCAGAATTTTGTCGACCGTCACGGCTATAGCAACCAGAATAATTATGACGGCCTGGATTTGTTTGAGCCCAGGTTCGGGGTTAACTGGACCTATGATGATGATACCGTGATCCGCGGCGGTATCGGCCTCTTTGGCGGCGGGGCGCCTAATGTCTGGCTGTCCAACTCCTATGGTAACGATGGCGTCAGAAAAACCTTTGCCGGTTGTTTTGGCGGTTGTTTTGACGGCCGTACGTTGCCGGCAGAAGTGCTTGAAGGCCTTGCCAGCGGCGGCGGTAACGGCGATACCAATAGTATCGCCCCGGACTTTGATATTCCCAGCACCTGGAAAATGAACATAGGAGTCGAACGGCGCCAGGATCTCGGTTTTCTCGGCGAAGACTGGCTGCTGACTGCCGATGTGATTTTCAGTAAGGTTAAAGATGCCGCCATCTATACCGAGCTTAATATGCAGCCGGCGCTGGATGATGACGGAAATATCCGCCTGGCGCCCGATGGCAGACCCATATACGATTCTCCGGCGCCTTTCGATTTGAGCTTAACCAATACCGATGAAGGGGAAGGCCAGGTCTGGACCTTTGCCGCCGAGAAGAACTTTTATACAGATCACGGCAATTATAACTTTGGTATCGGCTATACCTACCAGGATATTACCGAAATCAACCCGGGTAATGCCTTTGTGGCGTTCGAAGGTTATTCCATGCCCGCCAACTATGACTTCCAGGCGGAAAACGAATATAACTCCGAGTATGAAGTCCAACACAGGATGACCATTAATTTCAGCTGGAGCGATGAAATCTTCGGCAGTAACCTGACCACAGTCGCCTTATCCTTTACCGCGCGGGAAGGACGCCATTATAGCCATACCATGAGATCCAGCGGCACCTTTGGCGGTTTTGCCGGTTTCGCCACCTGGGACGGTTATAATTCACAGCTGTTATATGTCCCGGACGGTATGGATGACCCTCTGGTGACCTATGCCGACGGTTTCGATACCGATGCCTTTTTTGCCTTCCTCGACAGTAAGGATTGCCTGAGTCCGGGGAAAATTTCCAGAAGGCATGCCTGCTCCAGCCGCTGGATACAGCGCCTTGACATGCATGTGATGCAGGAGATCCAGATCAGCGGTGAGCATAAGCTGGAGCTGACGCTGGATATCGAAAACCTGGGCAATCTGCTTAACGATGATTGGGGCAGGGCGGAGTCTTATGTGCAGCCGTTTAATGCCCCGGTAGTGGATGTATCCATCAACGATGCGGGTCAGTATGTTTACGATAACTTTACCTGGCCGGCGCCAACCCTGGCGAAAATCCCTTCGGTGTGGAAAGCACAGCTGGGCATACGTTACCGCTTTTAA
- the udk gene encoding uridine kinase — MQHKKPTVIAIAGASASGKTLFAQTIYDELLPELGADGISIIKEDAYYRDQSHMTMSEREKTNYDDPNAFEHELLCRQIEELTQGKSVDCPVYCYKTHTRIDETIKINSTPIILVEGILLFCNEELRNSFDIKMYMDTPLDICLIRRIQRDTVERGRSIDSITNQYLDTVRPMYYQHIEPSKSYADIVITRGGKNRMAIELLKAKIRQLTK; from the coding sequence GTGCAACATAAAAAACCGACCGTTATCGCAATTGCAGGCGCTTCAGCCTCAGGAAAAACCCTTTTTGCACAGACCATATATGATGAGTTATTGCCGGAATTAGGAGCCGACGGCATCTCGATTATTAAGGAAGATGCCTACTATCGCGATCAATCGCATATGACTATGAGCGAGCGGGAAAAAACCAATTATGACGATCCCAACGCCTTTGAACATGAACTGCTGTGCCGGCAAATAGAAGAGCTCACGCAGGGAAAATCAGTCGACTGTCCGGTATATTGCTACAAAACCCATACCCGCATCGACGAAACCATCAAAATCAATTCCACCCCCATCATTTTAGTGGAAGGTATTTTGCTGTTTTGCAATGAAGAATTGCGCAACAGCTTCGATATCAAGATGTATATGGATACCCCGCTGGACATCTGCCTGATCCGCCGTATCCAGCGTGATACCGTCGAGCGCGGACGCAGCATAGACTCCATCACCAACCAATATTTAGATACCGTACGTCCTATGTATTACCAGCATATAGAGCCTTCGAAATCTTACGCGGATATCGTCATCACCCGGGGCGGCAAAAACCGTATGGCAATAGAATTATTAAAAGCGAAAATTCGCCAACTTACAAAATAA
- a CDS encoding NupC/NupG family nucleoside CNT transporter: MELTALRGVFGIAFLLGVAILLSQHRKAINWRTVGLAFTLQALFGAFVLYVPFGKDVLESVTGGVQQVIDSAKAGIDFLFGGLGTDAMYSNGVGFVFAVRVLPIIIFFSSLIAVLYYLGIMQVVIKVIGGGLQKLLKTSQPESLSATANIFVGQTEAPLVVRPYIAKMTQSELFAIMVGGLASVAGSILAGYAGLGIELKYLIAASFMAAPGGLLMAKIIMPETEHDKLKEGPVEFEDNIDDKPANVIDAAAGGAASGLKLAVNVGAMLLAFIGLIALLNMLIGGIGNLLGFEGITIELLLGYLFAPLAFIVGVPMDEMLQAGSFIGQKIAVNEFFAYVNFVEVKDSLSHHTQTIVTFALCGFANLSSIAILLGGLGSMAPSRRHDIARMGMRAMLAATLANLMSAAIAGVFVTL; the protein is encoded by the coding sequence ATGGAATTAACGGCATTACGTGGCGTGTTCGGTATAGCATTTTTACTGGGCGTGGCCATTTTGTTATCACAGCATCGCAAGGCGATTAACTGGCGCACCGTAGGGCTTGCCTTTACCTTGCAGGCGCTGTTTGGTGCCTTCGTACTTTATGTTCCTTTTGGTAAGGATGTGTTGGAGTCGGTAACCGGCGGCGTACAGCAGGTCATTGACAGTGCCAAAGCCGGTATTGATTTCCTCTTCGGCGGCCTGGGTACAGACGCCATGTATTCCAACGGTGTCGGCTTTGTCTTTGCCGTGCGGGTACTGCCCATTATTATCTTTTTCTCTTCCCTGATCGCCGTCCTCTACTACCTTGGCATCATGCAGGTGGTAATTAAAGTGATCGGTGGCGGCCTGCAAAAATTGCTGAAAACCAGCCAGCCTGAGTCTTTGTCCGCTACCGCGAATATCTTCGTCGGCCAGACCGAAGCTCCCCTGGTGGTCCGCCCTTATATCGCAAAAATGACCCAGTCGGAATTATTCGCCATTATGGTGGGCGGCCTGGCTTCCGTTGCCGGTTCTATCCTGGCCGGTTATGCCGGATTGGGTATAGAACTGAAATACCTGATCGCCGCCTCCTTTATGGCTGCGCCGGGCGGTTTATTGATGGCGAAAATCATCATGCCGGAAACCGAACACGACAAACTCAAGGAAGGCCCGGTGGAATTTGAAGACAATATTGACGACAAACCCGCCAATGTTATCGATGCCGCCGCCGGCGGCGCCGCCTCCGGCTTAAAGCTGGCGGTTAATGTCGGCGCTATGCTGCTGGCCTTTATCGGTCTGATCGCCCTGTTGAATATGCTGATCGGCGGTATCGGCAACCTGCTCGGTTTTGAAGGCATCACCATAGAATTACTGCTCGGCTACCTCTTTGCGCCGCTGGCCTTTATCGTCGGTGTGCCTATGGATGAAATGTTGCAGGCGGGCAGCTTTATCGGACAAAAAATTGCCGTAAACGAGTTTTTCGCCTACGTCAATTTTGTTGAAGTCAAAGACAGCTTAAGTCACCACACGCAAACCATAGTGACCTTTGCCCTTTGCGGTTTTGCCAACCTGTCTTCTATTGCCATTTTATTGGGTGGTTTAGGCTCTATGGCCCCTAGCAGACGACACGACATCGCCCGTATGGGTATGCGTGCCATGCTGGCAGCTACCTTAGCTAACTTGATGAGCGCGGCCATTGCCGGTGTTTTCGTCACATTATAA
- the deoC gene encoding deoxyribose-phosphate aldolase: MSNLTDYALTALRLMDLTSLTDSETEQDIINLCHQAKSPAGNTAAICIFPRFIPLAKKTLAAQGTPEVQIATVTNFPHGNDDIDIAVAETRAAVAYGADEVDVVFPYRALMDGNEDVGFELVKACKAACGDIMLKVIIESGELKTHALIEKASEISIAAGADFIKTSTGKVPVNATPEAAKIMLDVIKAKNPKVGFKAAGGVRSAEDAAVYLDMASETLGESWATAQTFRFGASSLLGNLLTTLGHQAKQEQSSGY, from the coding sequence ATGAGTAACTTAACTGACTACGCGTTAACCGCGCTGCGTTTAATGGACTTGACCAGCTTAACCGATAGTGAAACCGAGCAGGACATTATTAACTTGTGTCACCAGGCAAAATCTCCTGCCGGCAATACCGCCGCTATCTGCATTTTCCCGCGTTTTATTCCGCTGGCGAAAAAAACACTGGCAGCCCAGGGTACCCCAGAAGTGCAAATCGCGACTGTCACTAACTTCCCTCACGGCAATGACGATATTGACATTGCCGTGGCCGAAACCAGGGCCGCTGTTGCCTACGGCGCCGATGAAGTAGATGTGGTTTTCCCCTACCGCGCCCTGATGGACGGTAATGAAGACGTGGGCTTTGAACTGGTTAAAGCCTGTAAAGCCGCCTGCGGCGATATTATGCTGAAAGTGATCATAGAGTCCGGCGAGTTAAAAACCCATGCCCTGATCGAAAAAGCCAGTGAAATCTCCATTGCTGCCGGTGCCGATTTCATCAAAACCTCTACCGGCAAGGTGCCGGTGAACGCCACACCCGAGGCTGCCAAAATCATGCTGGACGTGATCAAAGCGAAAAATCCGAAAGTCGGTTTTAAAGCTGCCGGCGGCGTACGCAGCGCGGAAGATGCTGCGGTTTACCTGGATATGGCAAGCGAAACCTTAGGCGAAAGCTGGGCCACTGCCCAAACATTCCGCTTTGGCGCCAGCAGCCTGCTGGGCAACCTGCTGACCACCTTAGGCCATCAGGCCAAGCAAGAACAAAGCAGCGGTTACTAA
- a CDS encoding thymidine kinase: MAQLYFYYSAMNAGKSTHLLQSSYNYRERGMHTVIFTAKIDDRFAEGKVASRLGINADARVYSEETDIFTEVEKLHREQKLSCVLIDESQFLSSRQVKQLTDIVDTLKIPVLAYGLRTDFLGETFEGSAALLAWADKLVELKTICHCGRKANFVTRLDENNRAITSGAQVEVGGNERYESLCREHFKQLVWQ, encoded by the coding sequence ATGGCGCAGTTGTACTTTTATTACTCCGCAATGAATGCCGGTAAATCCACCCATTTATTACAATCTTCTTATAATTACCGCGAACGCGGCATGCATACCGTGATTTTTACCGCCAAAATCGATGACAGGTTCGCCGAAGGCAAGGTTGCCTCCCGCCTGGGCATTAATGCCGACGCCCGGGTATACAGCGAAGAAACCGATATTTTCACCGAAGTAGAAAAACTGCACCGGGAGCAAAAACTCAGTTGCGTCCTGATCGACGAGTCCCAGTTTTTATCCTCCAGGCAGGTAAAACAACTAACCGATATTGTCGACACCCTAAAAATTCCCGTGCTTGCCTACGGCCTGCGTACCGATTTTCTCGGGGAAACCTTCGAGGGCAGCGCCGCCCTGCTGGCCTGGGCCGACAAGCTGGTGGAGCTGAAAACCATTTGCCACTGCGGCCGCAAGGCCAACTTTGTCACCCGGTTAGATGAAAACAACCGCGCCATCACCTCGGGCGCCCAGGTAGAAGTGGGCGGCAATGAAAGATACGAATCCCTGTGCCGCGAGCATTTTAAGCAGCTTGTCTGGCAGTAA
- the upp gene encoding uracil phosphoribosyltransferase — MAVYPSNHPMVKHKISLLREDTISLKKFRELVNEVSTMLTMEATADLELKQQPLTCWSGNISAPVLANKQPTLVPILRAGLGMLNGAQAILPCATVSIVGIQRNEETLEPESYYQNIVADIAEREALIIDPMLATGGSALATIDLLKQSGCKRIKALFLVAAPEGIALIENAHPDVDMYIGSVDEKLNDKGYILPGLGDAGDKIFGTL, encoded by the coding sequence ATGGCCGTTTATCCCAGTAACCATCCCATGGTTAAACATAAAATCAGCCTGCTCAGAGAAGATACCATTTCACTGAAAAAATTCCGTGAGCTGGTCAATGAAGTCTCCACTATGCTTACCATGGAGGCCACCGCAGATCTTGAACTTAAGCAACAGCCGCTGACCTGCTGGTCCGGCAATATCTCCGCCCCGGTACTGGCCAACAAGCAGCCGACCCTGGTGCCTATCTTACGCGCCGGTTTAGGCATGTTAAACGGCGCCCAGGCCATCCTGCCCTGCGCCACCGTCAGTATCGTGGGTATTCAGCGCAACGAAGAAACGCTGGAGCCGGAAAGTTATTACCAGAATATAGTCGCCGACATCGCCGAAAGGGAAGCCCTGATCATAGACCCTATGCTGGCGACCGGCGGCAGCGCCCTGGCCACCATAGATCTGCTTAAACAAAGCGGCTGTAAAAGAATTAAAGCCCTATTTCTGGTCGCCGCCCCGGAAGGCATAGCCCTGATAGAAAACGCCCATCCGGATGTCGACATGTATATCGGCAGTGTCGATGAAAAGCTCAACGACAAGGGTTATATCCTGCCCGGCCTGGGAGATGCCGGCGATAAGATCTTCGGTACCCTGTAA
- the deoA gene encoding thymidine phosphorylase produces MLLPQEIIRHKRDGLALTQEEIQAFIDGLVTGSFTDAQVGAMAMSIYQQGMTVDETVAFTTAMKNSGDVIDWPELDGPVVDKHSTGGVGDKVSFMLSAIVAACGGYVPMISGRGLGHTGGTVDKLESIVGFNVQPSLQEFKSLVAKHGLAIISQTSNLAPADKRLYGVRDVTATVDSIALITASILSKKLSAGLGVLVMDIKVGNGAMMTDITQANALAQSIVNVATGAGVKTQAIITDMNQVLGKSAGNALEIKETVDYLTGVYREPRLHQVTVALASAMLIHAGLAKDDNSARSQIEQVLSSGKAAEKFADMILAMGGPGDLLENPWGSMQQANVVQDVIVKQDGYINGMQTRDIGMAVVALGGGRLAGDQQIDHSVGFDAIAPLGTRVKAGDVIARVHAKDSDSAALAASRYANALTLGEERAELPPVIYHSVNAG; encoded by the coding sequence ATGTTATTACCCCAAGAAATCATACGTCATAAGCGTGACGGACTCGCATTAACCCAGGAGGAGATTCAGGCCTTTATCGACGGCCTGGTGACAGGTAGTTTTACCGATGCCCAGGTAGGGGCTATGGCCATGTCGATTTACCAGCAGGGCATGACGGTGGATGAAACTGTCGCCTTTACCACGGCAATGAAAAACTCCGGGGATGTTATCGACTGGCCTGAGCTTGACGGCCCTGTTGTCGATAAACACTCTACCGGCGGTGTCGGCGATAAGGTCAGCTTTATGCTGTCGGCAATCGTGGCGGCCTGTGGCGGTTATGTACCTATGATTTCGGGCAGGGGACTGGGCCATACCGGCGGTACGGTGGACAAACTGGAGAGCATTGTCGGTTTTAATGTCCAGCCGAGTTTGCAGGAGTTTAAATCTCTGGTTGCCAAACACGGTTTGGCGATCATTTCACAAACCAGCAACCTGGCGCCTGCAGACAAGCGTTTATACGGCGTGCGTGATGTGACGGCTACGGTGGACTCGATTGCGCTGATCACCGCCTCTATTTTATCGAAAAAGCTGTCTGCCGGGTTGGGCGTCCTGGTGATGGACATTAAGGTCGGTAACGGCGCTATGATGACAGATATAACCCAGGCCAATGCCCTGGCGCAAAGTATCGTTAATGTCGCCACCGGCGCCGGGGTGAAAACCCAGGCCATTATTACCGATATGAATCAGGTGTTGGGTAAGAGTGCGGGTAATGCCCTGGAAATCAAGGAAACCGTGGATTACCTTACCGGCGTTTATCGCGAGCCGAGACTGCATCAGGTAACGGTTGCCCTGGCGAGCGCCATGCTGATCCACGCCGGCCTTGCCAAAGATGACAACAGCGCCCGGAGTCAAATCGAACAGGTATTGAGTTCAGGCAAGGCGGCAGAAAAGTTTGCCGATATGATTCTTGCCATGGGTGGGCCCGGCGACTTACTGGAAAACCCCTGGGGCTCGATGCAACAGGCGAATGTGGTGCAGGATGTTATTGTTAAACAGGACGGTTATATTAATGGCATGCAAACCCGGGATATCGGCATGGCGGTGGTGGCGCTGGGGGGCGGCCGTTTAGCCGGCGACCAGCAAATCGATCATAGTGTCGGTTTCGATGCCATAGCGCCGCTTGGCACCCGGGTAAAAGCCGGGGATGTCATTGCCAGGGTACATGCCAAAGACAGCGACAGCGCGGCGCTGGCGGCCAGCCGTTACGCCAATGCCCTAACGCTTGGTGAAGAGCGTGCAGAATTGCCGCCTGTGATTTATCACAGCGTTAATGCCGGTTAA
- a CDS encoding cytidine deaminase, protein MSVEKNNDWQQLIASAQQGYHNAYAPYSKFHVGAAAMTKQGTIVRGCNVENASYGLTVCAERNCIAQAVIQGQQTFSAMVVYTEQEKLTPPCGACRQVIAEFFAPEAEVMAVNHLDNRKTWTVAELLPDAFTPKNLLEQ, encoded by the coding sequence ATGTCTGTTGAAAAAAACAATGATTGGCAACAGCTGATCGCCAGTGCGCAGCAGGGTTATCACAATGCCTATGCGCCATATAGTAAGTTTCATGTCGGGGCTGCGGCTATGACCAAACAGGGTACTATCGTCCGGGGCTGTAATGTTGAAAATGCTTCCTACGGTTTGACGGTATGCGCCGAGCGAAATTGTATCGCCCAGGCGGTGATCCAGGGACAACAGACTTTTTCTGCCATGGTGGTGTATACCGAGCAGGAAAAACTTACCCCGCCTTGCGGTGCCTGCCGTCAGGTAATTGCCGAATTTTTTGCCCCCGAGGCCGAGGTGATGGCGGTGAATCATCTTGATAACCGTAAAACCTGGACAGTAGCAGAATTATTACCGGATGCTTTTACCCCCAAAAATTTATTAGAGCAGTAG